The Armatimonadota bacterium genome segment GGTGCAACAGCGACGAAACGCGCTTGACCGTTCTGGACCGTTAGTCGGCAAAGGCCCGGTCGAAAATCGCGTCCAAGTTGCGCAGATGATGGTCGATGTCGCAACAGGTTCTGAGCGCCTCCTCGCTCAGAACCTCTCGCACATCCGGGTCGGCAATCAGGCTGTCTAAGAATGAGCCGCCCTCCCAGGCTTTGGCCGCATTTCGCTGCACCAGTTCATAAGCCCGTTCCCTGGGCAGACCGGCCGAAACAAGCGCAAGCATCACATGCTCGCTAAAGGACAGTTGCCCCATCAGCGCAAGGTTCTGCGCCATCCGTTCGACATTTATGTTTAAGTTTGCGAGGATGTCGTTAAACTTTCGGAGCATGAAATCGACTGCCAGGCAGGCATCGGGAATGACGATCCGCTCGACGCTAGAATTGGTCAGGTCGCGCTCGTGCCAAGTGGAAATCGACTCGAACATGGCCAACGAATAGCCGCGCACCACCCGTGCCAAGCCCGCTACCGTCTCGCAGTTCCAAGGGTTTCGTTTATGCGGCATGGCGGAGGAGCCTGTTTGGCCTTTGGCAAACGCCTCCTGAGTTTCAAGGATCTCGGTGCGTTGGAGGTTGCGCAGCTCCGTAGCGTATCGCTCCAGAGAACCGGCCAAGATGGCCAGAGCGCTCATAAACTCGGCGTGGCGGTCGCGATTGACGATCTGAGTGGAAACCGGATCGGGCTGCAGGCCGAGCTTCTGGCAAACCAATTCTTCGACTTGGGGATCGGCGTTGCCATGGATGCCGACCGCGCCTGAGACCTTGCCCACGCTGATGGCAACTTTTGCCCGTTCCAACCTCTCCAAATTGCGCTTCATCTCGGCGTGCCAGCCCGCTAGCTTGAATCCGAAGGTGATCGGCTCGGCATGGACGCCGTGCGTGCGCCCGATCATCGCTGTGCGTTTGTGCTCCATAGCCCGTCGACGAATGGTATCAGAAAGCGTCTTAGCCTCACTTATGATCAGCTCGATCGCTTGGCGCAACCGAAGGGCCAGCGCGGTATCGACCACATCGTACGAGGTTACTCCAAAGTGGATCCATCGCCCCTCGTCGCCCACGTTCTCGGCCGCGTTGCGCACAAACGCCATCACATCGTGCCGGGTCGTCTTTTCCAGCTCTAGAATCCGGTCGATGTCGAAACGCGCGCGCTGGCGGATGGCCTCGACATCGGCCTTGGGAATGCGGCCGATCTCTGCCATCGCCTCGCAGATAGCGATCTCGACCTCAAGCCAGCTTTGGTACTTGTTCTCCTCGCTCCAAACGCGCTGCATCTCTGGCGAGCTGTATCGGGCAATCATGAGCTGATTCTACTTGACGGGCTATAATCGGCGCGTGAAGGTCATTGTGCGTCCCTTGCCGCAGTCCTTGCGGGTCTCCATCAACGTACTGGTTGCGGCGGGCGCTCGCCACTCTCCAGCGGGAGCGGCGCACTTGGCCGAGCACCTGCTCTTGGCCGATGCCGAGTTGGACGCGCGGTTGGAGTCTTGGGGCGGCACGGTGGACGCGGAGACCGGTTACTCGTTTACCCGCTACTATGCAACCGTTCGAAAGGAGCGCTGGCGGGATGCTCTGGAGGCGTTGTTGCGAGGGCTGAATCGGCTGGACGGAAGTCGGTTTGCTCGCGAAAGGGAGTTGATTCTGCGGGACGAGGCAGCCACCTATTGGTCCGATCCGTTGCGCTCGGCCTTTGATGCGGCAGTCGGCGCCATACTAACCAATGGGGCCGTTACCAGCTTGGTGGGGACCAGGGACGAGCGCCTGTCCCTTGAAGATGTCGCTCGGTTTCATCGCCATGGCTACACGAAGGATCGGTTGTATGTCGCATTGGCAGGCGCGGTCGAGCCCCGAGAAGCAGAAGACATAGTTGCTCGAGCATCATGGCCGGCAACGGGAGAACTCAAGCAGGTTGAGGGCGAACCTCGGCCTAAAATAGAGATCGACTCGACCGTTGTTCCATTCGAGGCGGCGATGACCGCGCTTCCTCTGGCAGAGACTCAATTTGTAGAACTGCTAATGCCGAAACTTATACAAATAGGCGGCTTGGGCGCTGAAACGCGGCTTATCGAAAGGCAACGATTCTTGGCAATCTTTGGCGAGCGCGTGCCGGAGGGCTTAGGCGCCGTTACCAAGATCATTGAGGACGCCAGAGCCGAGTTCCGGCCCAAAGAGTCGGCTGAACAAGAACGAACGATTTCAGCCGTAGCGCGAGAGGCTGTTTTCCAGTTAGCCTTCCCAGACACCCAGCCTCTGCCTTTTGGTTGGGTCAAAGTCGTTGCCAGGCTTGCGAAACCGCCGGTAGTTTCCATCCAAAAACCAACCATCAAGTTCCCTCCAATTACAACCCCAGCATTGAGGCAGCCCCAACCGCTCAAGATGCCCGAGCACACCGTAACGCATCTTGAGTCGGGCATGAAGTTGATTCGCTCCGATAGCCCTGGACCAGTGAAGATGACGCTTAAGCTTCAGACCCCAATGGACGAGCCGCACGATCCGCGTCTGCCCGATCTGATCGCTCGGTGCCTCTTCGCCGAGAGCCTGAACGAGACCTCGACCAGTTGGGCACGACGACTGGCTCGCACGGGCGCGCGATTC includes the following:
- a CDS encoding adenylosuccinate lyase, with the protein product MIARYSSPEMQRVWSEENKYQSWLEVEIAICEAMAEIGRIPKADVEAIRQRARFDIDRILELEKTTRHDVMAFVRNAAENVGDEGRWIHFGVTSYDVVDTALALRLRQAIELIISEAKTLSDTIRRRAMEHKRTAMIGRTHGVHAEPITFGFKLAGWHAEMKRNLERLERAKVAISVGKVSGAVGIHGNADPQVEELVCQKLGLQPDPVSTQIVNRDRHAEFMSALAILAGSLERYATELRNLQRTEILETQEAFAKGQTGSSAMPHKRNPWNCETVAGLARVVRGYSLAMFESISTWHERDLTNSSVERIVIPDACLAVDFMLRKFNDILANLNINVERMAQNLALMGQLSFSEHVMLALVSAGLPRERAYELVQRNAAKAWEGGSFLDSLIADPDVREVLSEEALRTCCDIDHHLRNLDAIFDRAFAD
- a CDS encoding insulinase family protein, whose translation is MKVIVRPLPQSLRVSINVLVAAGARHSPAGAAHLAEHLLLADAELDARLESWGGTVDAETGYSFTRYYATVRKERWRDALEALLRGLNRLDGSRFARERELILRDEAATYWSDPLRSAFDAAVGAILTNGAVTSLVGTRDERLSLEDVARFHRHGYTKDRLYVALAGAVEPREAEDIVARASWPATGELKQVEGEPRPKIEIDSTVVPFEAAMTALPLAETQFVELLMPKLIQIGGLGAETRLIERQRFLAIFGERVPEGLGAVTKIIEDARAEFRPKESAEQERTISAVAREAVFQLAFPDTQPLPFGWVKVVARLAKPPVVSIQKPTIKFPPITTPALRQPQPLKMPEHTVTHLESGMKLIRSDSPGPVKMTLKLQTPMDEPHDPRLPDLIARCLFAESLNETSTSWARRLARTGARFWVLAQPDGLRLEAVSDPTTWQEALDAMLEAAFHADLPMPLLRKQCGNICKPPTVTDAILTAQIGRLRDRRPTTAQLSVARFYSKFAVPAQATLALVGRTDERQIVQIVRRYDPRPMTQANPAPIEFDPAPPPFSLFALRYEGDIDPIMPYLLGHGRGCRLYRVLRGACQIGYAIGAALQGSALTVWAQTGRTDTDLTDALRSIVDSLTSNPPNQAELDRAFSLQQGDLANALDQSPGHVLIEWPRWQTKVNRPEEIVDATKKLRQPEAIRL